TAGCTGGCCGACGGCGGCAATCCCGCCGCGGGCGAGGCCGTTGTACCAGAAGATGAAGCCGATCAGCATGCTGAAGAGCGAGACGTAGCCTAGTGCGCACCAGGCTTGCGCGCTGATATCAACAAGCGTTGCGGGTTGCGTCAGCCAGGCGGCGGGCAGCATCACCGGAAGCGACAGGATCAGCGCCCAGCAGATCACCTGCCAGCCACCAAGCGTGCGGGTTAAGGCTGCTCCTTCGGCATAGCCCAGCCCGCACACTACCACTGCTGCCAGCATCAGCAGATCGCCGGTCAGCGAAACGGCATGACTCTGCGCCAGCGCGAAGGCCACCACCAGCAGGCTGCCAAGCAGTGAGAAGAGCCAGAAGGCGCGCTTTGGCCGCTCGCCGCCGCGCAGCACCGCAAAAATCGCCGTGCAGAGCGGCAGAAGGCCGAGAAAGAGAATCGAGTGGGCGGAAGTGACATGCTGTAACGCCAGCGCCGTCAGAAGCGGAAAACCAATCACCACGCCGCAGGCGACGATCAGCAGGGGGAAAAGCTGCGCGCGCTGCGGGCGCGGTTCGCGCAAAACACAAACAAGGAGAATCGCCAGCAATCCGGCGAGCGAGGCGCGCAGAAAAGTGAGGAAAAAGGGCGACATCTCCAG
This Kosakonia cowanii JCM 10956 = DSM 18146 DNA region includes the following protein-coding sequences:
- a CDS encoding DMT family transporter — its product is MANSALNKPTHSALAGWLNGLLGVVIFSGSLPATRIAVLEMSPFFLTFLRASLAGLLAILLVCVLREPRPQRAQLFPLLIVACGVVIGFPLLTALALQHVTSAHSILFLGLLPLCTAIFAVLRGGERPKRAFWLFSLLGSLLVVAFALAQSHAVSLTGDLLMLAAVVVCGLGYAEGAALTRTLGGWQVICWALILSLPVMLPAAWLTQPATLVDISAQAWCALGYVSLFSMLIGFIFWYNGLARGGIAAVGQLQLLQPFFGLALSALLLNERVSPLMLLVTLGVILCVIGSRKCAR